The proteins below are encoded in one region of Rhizobium sp. ZPR4:
- a CDS encoding SDR family oxidoreductase, with amino-acid sequence MDLLDGKIALVTGAGTGIGKEAALLLAKDGASVVLTGRRLDPLREVAEQIAAAGGKAFPRALDIASRDEISAAVKWVTEEVGPVDILVNNAGSASKVLNARFLSEEEWNSTVNVNLTAVFNLTQAVLPDMIAKGEGTIITVSSLAVLNPNLLGGAAYGAAKAGVKNFMTFLHNTYRNQGIRATTVLPGETNTPIMNNRARPPLDSERAVMLDPHDVARAIALCASLEKGAVIPELHICPTFMRDTSADIEIARWVGAPADTPDLPKS; translated from the coding sequence ATGGATTTGCTTGATGGGAAGATCGCTCTCGTAACCGGAGCCGGGACCGGAATTGGCAAGGAAGCAGCACTTCTGCTCGCAAAGGATGGCGCCAGTGTGGTCCTGACCGGACGCCGGCTCGATCCGCTGCGCGAGGTTGCCGAGCAAATCGCCGCCGCAGGCGGCAAAGCTTTCCCGAGAGCGCTCGACATCGCGTCACGGGACGAGATCTCCGCGGCCGTCAAATGGGTGACGGAAGAGGTCGGCCCGGTCGATATTCTCGTCAATAATGCCGGAAGCGCCAGCAAGGTGCTGAACGCCCGGTTCTTGAGCGAGGAGGAATGGAACTCGACCGTCAATGTCAATCTGACGGCCGTTTTCAATCTGACCCAGGCAGTGCTCCCGGACATGATTGCCAAAGGCGAGGGAACTATCATCACCGTGTCGTCGCTGGCGGTGCTCAATCCCAATCTTCTTGGCGGTGCCGCCTATGGTGCCGCGAAGGCGGGCGTGAAGAACTTCATGACCTTCCTTCATAACACCTACCGCAACCAGGGCATTCGGGCGACGACCGTCCTTCCCGGTGAGACGAACACGCCGATCATGAACAATCGAGCCCGCCCGCCGCTCGATAGCGAACGCGCGGTCATGCTCGATCCGCACGATGTCGCACGCGCGATCGCGCTGTGCGCCAGCCTGGAAAAAGGGGCCGTGATTCCGGAGCTGCATATTTGTCCGACATTCATGCGTGACACATCTGCCGACATCGAAATTGCGCGATGGGTGGGAGCGCCCGCCGACACGCCGGATCTACCGAAAAGCTAA
- a CDS encoding beta-propeller fold lactonase family protein — translation MLNELDSTVTTYDFDDATGRMTLCDSASALPRSYVGNNRSSEIEINRDGRFLYASNRGHDSIVVFGVGADGALAVIGWEPSQGRTPHFFALDSDERYLYAANEDSDCIVQFRCNDGDLTPIGEIMPVGSPTTIVFRDMP, via the coding sequence GTGCTGAACGAACTCGACTCGACAGTTACGACCTATGATTTTGACGACGCCACCGGCAGAATGACGCTCTGTGACAGCGCGTCTGCCCTGCCGCGGAGCTATGTTGGCAATAACCGCTCCTCCGAGATCGAGATCAACAGGGACGGGCGCTTTCTTTACGCCTCCAACCGCGGGCACGATTCCATCGTCGTCTTCGGTGTCGGCGCAGACGGTGCGCTTGCCGTCATAGGATGGGAGCCATCGCAAGGCCGTACACCGCACTTCTTTGCGCTCGATTCGGACGAACGGTATTTGTATGCGGCAAACGAAGACAGTGATTGCATTGTCCAGTTTCGTTGCAACGACGGAGATTTAACTCCAATCGGCGAGATCATGCCCGTCGGCAGCCCGACAACCATCGTTTTCCGAGACATGCCGTAG
- a CDS encoding LysR family transcriptional regulator, which produces MDSFVSTQIDELSALLALSRKGSFVGAGRLINKHASVISKRIVALEERLGVRLVERTTRQVKLTEAGEKLASEVLAAQQLIADAEQAASEGAAEPKGRLRLALPAAMGRKWIAPLLPDFLLSYPQVELDVHFGEQFLDLIDNRIDVAVRIGALSDSQLIAKKLADHERILCAAPSYIARHGNPNAPAELGSHNCLQFNGFATFPEWHLFNGDRREVVHARGVMTSNDSPALTEVAKAGLGILGAGEWLVAEEMARGELVRVLPDWRFDQESGIYLLRPSKLYAPAHVAAFCNWITAMFRGAPPWRKFTIKA; this is translated from the coding sequence ATGGACAGTTTTGTCAGTACACAAATAGATGAGTTATCGGCTTTACTTGCTCTTTCGCGAAAGGGCTCCTTCGTGGGAGCTGGCCGGCTGATAAACAAACACGCTTCTGTAATCTCCAAACGAATTGTAGCGCTTGAAGAAAGACTTGGCGTCCGGCTCGTGGAGCGGACGACAAGGCAGGTGAAATTGACCGAGGCAGGCGAGAAACTTGCATCGGAAGTGCTGGCGGCACAACAGCTCATTGCGGATGCGGAGCAGGCAGCTTCGGAGGGGGCGGCAGAACCGAAAGGCAGACTCCGGCTTGCGCTGCCGGCGGCAATGGGGCGGAAGTGGATCGCGCCGCTCCTGCCGGATTTTCTTCTTAGCTATCCGCAGGTCGAATTGGACGTTCATTTCGGCGAACAGTTTCTCGACCTGATAGATAATAGGATCGACGTGGCGGTACGGATCGGAGCGTTGAGTGATAGCCAGCTGATTGCCAAGAAATTGGCGGATCACGAGCGGATTTTGTGCGCGGCGCCGAGCTATATTGCGCGCCATGGAAACCCCAACGCCCCCGCCGAACTGGGCTCTCACAACTGCCTTCAGTTCAACGGTTTCGCGACGTTTCCAGAATGGCATCTGTTCAATGGCGACCGAAGGGAAGTTGTCCACGCGCGGGGCGTTATGACTTCCAATGATAGTCCCGCATTGACCGAGGTTGCCAAGGCTGGACTTGGCATTCTTGGGGCCGGCGAGTGGCTAGTGGCCGAGGAAATGGCCAGGGGGGAGCTCGTTAGGGTCCTTCCGGATTGGAGGTTTGACCAAGAGAGCGGCATATATCTCTTGCGGCCCTCGAAACTCTACGCGCCAGCTCATGTAGCAGCCTTTTGCAACTGGATCACCGCGATGTTTCGCGGCGCCCCTCCCTGGCGCAAATTCACTATCAAGGCGTAA
- a CDS encoding ATP-binding protein produces MTRNMLWPSSIKNQIFLLSALPIVVLTILAVFAKSFSDVEQARREWASFTSGQLIMLAEGVRRAESQPDLDNALQAVMRAGFTGELVNTSRPVHVPNMDQQEELREHLTTMLAKLVAEANPIDAELRTSEVSLAITGSRLLVFRNIRLRDPSAYGVNLANDVIWVSLFVLPALGLSLYLSLLIIRPLIRFTQMARRVSDDDDVPNLFMTGQTSELRSLAEPFSALAAKVKTIIEGRSQMLRAMGHDLRTPLTRLRMRVECCPDGELQRQMLGDIEAVTNMIDENMSYLRNATSDVGLTRKSDLTSLIQTVVAGFSDMGISIAFSGPSRLPLTCKPRLLARAVSNLIDNASRYAKEIEVALDHASNGEVTICVNDNGPGLPNDMKLKVMEGFFTASQGGSVRQHGGVGLGLAIAHGIAERHGGALSLHDQSSGGLSARLTIRSLDELPQKSPPWTAMRL; encoded by the coding sequence ATGACACGGAACATGCTCTGGCCGTCCTCGATCAAGAACCAGATCTTCTTGCTGTCGGCACTTCCAATCGTCGTGCTGACGATCCTAGCCGTGTTCGCCAAATCTTTTTCCGATGTTGAGCAAGCCCGGCGCGAGTGGGCAAGTTTTACGTCCGGCCAGCTGATAATGCTGGCTGAGGGCGTTCGTCGCGCCGAATCTCAGCCGGACCTGGACAATGCATTGCAGGCGGTGATGAGGGCCGGTTTTACGGGAGAACTTGTCAATACGTCCAGACCGGTCCATGTTCCGAATATGGACCAACAGGAAGAGCTTCGCGAGCATCTGACAACGATGCTCGCGAAGCTGGTCGCAGAAGCGAATCCTATCGACGCAGAGCTGCGAACCTCCGAAGTTTCCCTTGCGATCACCGGTTCACGCCTGCTTGTATTCAGGAACATCAGACTTCGAGACCCTTCCGCCTACGGGGTCAATCTAGCCAACGACGTCATTTGGGTCAGCCTGTTCGTCTTGCCCGCACTCGGACTATCGCTCTACCTTAGTCTTTTGATTATTCGCCCCCTCATTCGCTTTACCCAAATGGCGCGCAGAGTTAGCGACGATGACGATGTTCCGAACCTTTTCATGACCGGCCAAACCAGCGAACTGCGAAGTCTCGCCGAGCCTTTCAGTGCATTGGCCGCCAAAGTGAAAACAATTATCGAGGGCCGGTCGCAGATGCTGAGGGCAATGGGACATGACCTGCGAACACCACTTACTAGGCTTCGCATGCGGGTTGAATGTTGTCCTGACGGCGAGCTTCAACGGCAGATGCTCGGTGATATCGAAGCGGTCACCAACATGATCGATGAAAACATGAGCTATCTCAGGAACGCGACGTCCGACGTTGGGCTTACGCGCAAGTCTGATCTGACAAGCCTTATTCAAACTGTCGTTGCGGGGTTTTCCGATATGGGCATTTCCATCGCCTTTTCCGGTCCGTCAAGGTTGCCTCTCACCTGCAAACCAAGATTGCTGGCTCGCGCGGTTTCAAATCTCATAGACAATGCGTCTCGTTATGCAAAGGAAATCGAGGTGGCACTTGATCATGCGTCGAACGGCGAAGTGACGATCTGCGTGAACGACAACGGACCAGGGCTCCCCAATGATATGAAACTGAAAGTCATGGAAGGTTTCTTCACTGCAAGCCAAGGTGGCTCGGTGCGCCAGCATGGCGGCGTCGGGCTTGGTCTTGCAATTGCTCATGGCATTGCCGAACGGCACGGTGGGGCGTTGAGCTTGCATGATCAATCATCCGGCGGGCTGAGCGCAAGGTTGACCATCAGGTCACTCGACGAGCTTCCACAAAAGTCGCCCCCATGGACAGCAATGCGCTTGTGA
- a CDS encoding aldolase/citrate lyase family protein, protein MNGAKLRASLQAGEPVTMFTPHHCSSGLAARLIELGADSVFVDCEHGTWSFEDVRETSQIVRSVGGSAIVRPHSHERPIIIRYLNAGVDGIMMPMVENADQLRAIVDAVRYALPSDHEKRLLVAMIETVDAIDKLEEMLAVEGVDVFFIGPGDLSQNMGFPPAPPFGEARPVEVREKVGEAVRKIRSAGKVAGTLVTADELPVWFEQGVQFFYIHSDPFLRRGIAAVRRTLAR, encoded by the coding sequence ATGAATGGAGCAAAACTGCGCGCCAGCCTTCAGGCCGGCGAACCCGTAACCATGTTCACGCCACATCATTGCTCCTCAGGGCTGGCAGCCCGCCTGATCGAGCTTGGCGCCGACTCGGTGTTCGTCGATTGCGAGCACGGTACATGGAGCTTCGAGGATGTCCGCGAAACCTCGCAGATCGTTCGCTCCGTCGGCGGCAGCGCGATCGTCCGGCCGCATTCCCACGAGCGTCCGATCATCATCCGCTACCTGAACGCGGGCGTCGACGGCATCATGATGCCCATGGTGGAGAACGCCGATCAATTGCGCGCCATTGTCGATGCCGTTCGCTACGCCCTTCCGTCGGATCATGAGAAGCGCCTCTTGGTGGCAATGATCGAAACCGTCGATGCGATCGACAAGCTCGAGGAAATGCTGGCGGTTGAAGGGGTGGATGTCTTTTTCATCGGCCCGGGGGATCTTTCCCAGAACATGGGTTTCCCGCCGGCGCCGCCCTTCGGTGAAGCGCGCCCGGTAGAAGTCCGCGAGAAGGTCGGCGAGGCGGTTCGAAAGATTCGTTCAGCCGGAAAGGTGGCGGGCACTCTTGTGACGGCAGACGAACTTCCCGTCTGGTTCGAGCAGGGCGTCCAATTTTTCTACATCCATTCCGATCCGTTCCTGCGCCGCGGCATCGCTGCGGTCAGGCGGACGCTGGCCCGCTGA
- a CDS encoding tyrosine-type recombinase/integrase produces the protein MSRLRTALERYVGMRQGLGYKYDGPAKRLSEFVAFMEARGAETITTDLAMEWVTSMGRQPSWSVRLVDVRCFAQHLAHFDPLTEVPPSDAVPPARRTKPYIYSEVEIQALLAAALSLPPAGALRRWTYNCLFGLIAVTGLRHSEALGLLRTDVDLEQGILTIRETKFGKSRLVPLHATTIAVLSDYAVRRDAHLGKQRSPYFFVAEQGGRLLHQYVHRVFWQLSRQVGLRQDGQRDGPRIHDLRHRFAVQTLINWYRTGEDVERELPVLSTFLGHANVRDTYWYLSAVPELMNHAVRRLDKRWEARS, from the coding sequence ATGAGCCGGCTTCGCACCGCGCTTGAGCGCTACGTCGGTATGCGCCAAGGGCTGGGATACAAATATGACGGTCCGGCAAAACGATTGTCGGAGTTCGTCGCTTTCATGGAAGCCCGCGGCGCCGAGACCATCACGACAGACCTTGCAATGGAGTGGGTCACCTCAATGGGCCGGCAGCCGAGTTGGTCCGTCCGCCTGGTTGACGTGCGCTGCTTTGCCCAGCACCTGGCTCATTTCGATCCTCTGACGGAAGTACCACCAAGCGACGCTGTACCGCCGGCACGGCGCACAAAGCCCTACATCTATAGTGAAGTCGAGATTCAGGCGCTTCTGGCGGCGGCCCTGTCGCTGCCGCCGGCCGGCGCCCTTCGGCGATGGACATATAACTGCCTGTTCGGATTAATAGCGGTGACCGGTCTGCGCCATTCCGAAGCGCTCGGCCTGCTCCGGACCGACGTCGATCTCGAGCAGGGCATCCTCACCATTCGAGAGACAAAGTTCGGCAAGTCACGGCTGGTGCCGCTGCATGCCACGACGATCGCCGTCCTCTCAGACTATGCCGTCCGACGCGATGCACACCTCGGTAAGCAGCGCAGTCCCTATTTCTTCGTTGCCGAACAGGGCGGCAGATTGCTGCATCAATACGTGCACCGCGTGTTCTGGCAACTATCCCGCCAAGTCGGTTTGCGGCAGGACGGGCAGCGCGACGGGCCACGAATACACGATCTAAGACATCGTTTTGCCGTCCAGACCCTGATCAACTGGTATCGCACCGGCGAAGATGTGGAACGCGAACTGCCGGTTCTCTCGACCTTTCTCGGTCATGCTAACGTTCGCGACACCTACTGGTACCTGTCCGCCGTGCCGGAACTGATGAACCATGCGGTCCGGCGATTGGATAAGCGTTGGGAGGCTCGGTCATGA
- a CDS encoding tyrosine-type recombinase/integrase, which translates to MRRTNDLAVLIERWFTDRLMKHRGVSSNTIASYRDTFRLLFAFAQTRLARSPSQLTLRDLDAPFITAFLEDLETKRSASVRTRNLRLTAIRSFFRYAAFEEPAHSAHIQRVLAIPSKRCDKRQLQFLTRPEIEAILDCTDRSTWLGRRDYTLLLLAAQTGLRVSEIVNLDRDSVILGRGAHVQCVGKGRKERSTPLTKVAQQALRHWLKEPRKRSATALFPNMHGGKLSADGVQALLNKYVAKAREHCPSLRSKRVSPHVLRHSAAMELLQAGVDCSVIALWLGHEAMETTLTYLHAHLELKESALAKLKPYERAKAERFRPNDRLLEFLNAL; encoded by the coding sequence ATGAGACGCACGAACGACTTGGCCGTGCTGATCGAGCGGTGGTTCACAGATCGGCTTATGAAGCATCGAGGTGTAAGTTCCAACACCATCGCCTCCTATCGCGACACCTTCAGGCTCCTCTTTGCGTTCGCACAGACGCGCCTTGCGAGATCCCCATCTCAATTGACATTGCGGGATTTGGACGCCCCTTTCATCACCGCATTCCTGGAGGACCTTGAGACGAAGAGATCTGCCTCGGTGAGGACCCGGAATCTCCGCCTCACAGCCATCCGATCCTTCTTCCGGTATGCAGCGTTCGAGGAGCCGGCACATAGCGCCCATATTCAGCGTGTGCTCGCGATCCCCAGCAAGCGATGCGACAAGCGGCAGCTTCAGTTTCTCACTAGGCCCGAGATTGAAGCGATTCTGGACTGTACGGATCGAAGCACATGGCTGGGACGTCGCGATTACACTTTGCTCTTGCTGGCCGCGCAAACGGGGTTGCGGGTATCGGAGATTGTCAACCTCGACCGAGACTCGGTCATACTCGGCCGGGGTGCGCATGTGCAGTGCGTTGGCAAGGGCCGCAAAGAGCGAAGTACGCCCCTCACGAAGGTCGCACAGCAAGCCCTTCGTCACTGGCTCAAGGAGCCCAGAAAGCGAAGCGCAACGGCGCTCTTTCCGAACATGCACGGTGGCAAGCTCAGCGCTGACGGCGTGCAGGCACTGCTGAACAAATATGTTGCCAAAGCGCGCGAACACTGCCCCTCCCTTCGCTCGAAGCGAGTGTCGCCTCATGTCTTGCGGCACAGCGCTGCCATGGAGTTGCTACAGGCGGGCGTCGATTGCTCCGTCATCGCCCTGTGGCTGGGTCATGAGGCGATGGAAACGACGCTGACCTATCTACATGCACATCTTGAACTGAAGGAATCTGCACTCGCAAAGCTGAAGCCGTACGAACGCGCCAAGGCCGAGCGATTTCGACCAAACGACCGGCTTCTGGAATTCCTGAACGCCCTCTGA
- a CDS encoding quinone oxidoreductase — translation MSFSISVATTGGPEVLKRVEISQRDPGPGEVWISHEAIGVNYLDVMQRKGTAPLAIPGGIGLEAAGFVTKVGVDVPDISVGDRVGYVLGAAGAYSTGRIYPAQRLVKLPENVSFDAAATVLFKGITAQYLIKSTYSVGAGTVVLVYGAAGAVGQILVPWAKHLGAFVIGVVSKESSLELAKSAGCDEVLVWSADLAGEVARVTYGTKAHVVYDGVGRDTFSASLDCLRPRGLLASIGASSGVPSAVEMSTLNTKGSLFITRPGLAAHASDIVEYKARAQDVLSALSQGIIPARTSKTFALTDAAEAHRVLEEGRAGGAIVLTP, via the coding sequence TTGTCTTTTTCGATTTCCGTAGCAACGACTGGTGGACCCGAGGTTCTGAAAAGGGTGGAGATTAGCCAACGAGATCCAGGTCCCGGCGAGGTCTGGATCTCGCACGAGGCGATCGGAGTCAACTACCTCGACGTCATGCAGAGAAAGGGAACCGCACCCCTAGCTATCCCCGGCGGTATAGGATTGGAGGCGGCTGGCTTTGTTACCAAAGTCGGGGTGGATGTCCCCGACATATCGGTCGGAGATCGTGTCGGCTATGTCCTTGGAGCAGCGGGAGCTTATTCGACCGGACGTATCTATCCGGCTCAGAGGCTCGTGAAGCTTCCCGAGAATGTGAGTTTCGATGCTGCCGCGACGGTGCTTTTCAAAGGCATCACAGCCCAGTACCTCATCAAGTCAACCTATTCCGTCGGTGCGGGAACGGTGGTTCTCGTCTACGGCGCAGCAGGCGCGGTCGGACAGATCCTTGTACCTTGGGCCAAGCATCTTGGAGCCTTCGTGATCGGCGTCGTCTCCAAGGAGTCTAGTCTCGAGCTAGCGAAATCGGCTGGATGCGATGAAGTCCTAGTGTGGAGCGCGGATCTGGCCGGCGAGGTTGCTAGGGTTACGTACGGAACGAAGGCGCATGTCGTCTACGATGGTGTGGGTCGAGACACTTTCTCCGCATCGCTGGACTGCCTGCGCCCGCGCGGGCTTCTGGCCTCAATCGGGGCATCGAGCGGAGTTCCCTCTGCCGTAGAGATGTCAACGCTTAATACCAAGGGATCTCTCTTCATTACCCGCCCTGGGCTCGCAGCTCATGCTTCGGATATTGTCGAGTACAAAGCAAGGGCGCAGGATGTTCTAAGCGCTCTTTCTCAAGGCATCATTCCAGCAAGAACGTCGAAAACCTTCGCCCTTACCGACGCGGCGGAGGCTCACCGCGTCCTCGAAGAAGGAAGGGCTGGTGGAGCGATCGTTCTTACGCCTTGA
- a CDS encoding HlyD family secretion protein, producing MAGVGQNVALVDGRANDARDKPNEAIEMAAPQTRPPADRRLIHRVLAIVLLVVLVVCSGWFWRYWTEGRFIQSTNDAFLQADQTAIAPKVQGYVETVYVTSNQKVSAGDKLLKIRSQDYEAKVNQAEAALEASKADLVRAIAEAKRQVSAVGQAEAQLASAHTQAKFAQSQVDRYQSLGKSGATSSEQVANYISQRDQANAQVNIAEASLASSKEAINTADAAVKQSEAAVKQSEAQLASAKLDLDATIVIAPIAGTVGDKTVTVGQYVQAGTRLMTLVPVEDLYLEANFKETQIELMRVGQPAMISIDAISSTSLHGTVESFAPGTGAQFALIPAENATGNFTKIVQRVPVRIKVEAGSEAREILVPGLSVTVDVDTRGARKEQSRLAEQETDSKVTK from the coding sequence GTGGCCGGAGTTGGACAGAACGTCGCGTTGGTGGACGGACGAGCGAACGACGCTCGGGATAAGCCGAATGAAGCAATCGAAATGGCAGCACCGCAGACGCGGCCTCCTGCGGACAGAAGGCTGATTCACCGTGTGCTCGCGATCGTACTGCTCGTGGTGCTGGTTGTCTGTAGCGGCTGGTTCTGGCGCTATTGGACGGAAGGCCGCTTCATACAGTCCACGAACGATGCATTCCTTCAGGCAGACCAGACCGCCATTGCTCCGAAAGTGCAGGGCTATGTCGAAACGGTCTATGTGACGTCGAACCAGAAGGTCTCGGCGGGCGATAAGCTATTGAAGATCAGGTCGCAGGACTACGAAGCCAAGGTCAATCAGGCCGAAGCCGCCCTCGAAGCCTCCAAGGCCGACCTCGTCCGCGCGATCGCCGAGGCGAAGCGCCAGGTTTCGGCGGTTGGGCAGGCCGAGGCTCAACTCGCATCGGCTCATACCCAGGCAAAATTCGCGCAGAGCCAGGTGGATCGCTATCAGTCACTTGGCAAGAGCGGTGCGACGTCGAGCGAACAGGTTGCCAACTATATCAGCCAGCGCGATCAGGCGAACGCTCAGGTCAATATCGCCGAAGCCTCGCTTGCCTCTTCAAAGGAGGCGATTAATACCGCCGATGCCGCCGTCAAGCAATCAGAGGCAGCGGTGAAGCAGTCTGAGGCCCAGCTCGCCTCAGCCAAACTCGATCTCGACGCCACAATCGTCATCGCTCCGATAGCAGGGACCGTCGGTGACAAGACGGTCACCGTCGGCCAATACGTCCAGGCCGGCACGCGGCTCATGACCCTCGTGCCCGTCGAAGACCTGTATCTCGAGGCCAATTTCAAGGAGACGCAGATTGAGTTGATGCGCGTCGGTCAGCCCGCGATGATCAGCATCGACGCGATAAGCTCGACCAGCCTGCACGGGACCGTCGAGAGCTTTGCGCCGGGGACCGGAGCCCAGTTCGCCCTCATCCCAGCGGAGAACGCGACGGGCAACTTCACCAAGATCGTCCAGCGCGTTCCGGTGCGTATCAAAGTGGAGGCCGGTTCGGAGGCCCGCGAGATCCTCGTTCCCGGACTGTCCGTGACGGTGGATGTAGATACGCGCGGCGCACGCAAGGAGCAAAGCAGACTGGCCGAGCAGGAAACAGATTCGAAGGTGACGAAGTGA
- a CDS encoding IS30 family transposase, whose protein sequence is MSLCYQQLTLADRRRLYHLRERKVPIGEIARQLGRHRSTIYRELTRNTFHDGEFPEYTGYFDTIADDIAKERRRRLRKLRRHPRLRELVIDRLKAYWSPEQIAGRLAEDGANAVRICPETIYRFVYCKEDYGLGLYRYLPEARRKRRPRGSRRPRGNVFPADCRISQRPDFIGNRTEFGHWEGDLLIFKRELGPTNVTSLVERKSRYTVMLKNNSRHSRPIMDKIVHAFSPLPALARCSFTFDRGTEFSGFRALEEGIGARSWFCDPSAPWQKGAVENTNKRIRRFMPGDTDLTNVTQQQLTELAHHLNSQPRKCLGYRTPAEAFAAYLREGS, encoded by the coding sequence ATGTCGCTTTGCTATCAGCAGCTCACCCTCGCCGATCGTCGCCGTCTTTATCATCTCAGAGAGCGAAAAGTGCCGATTGGTGAGATCGCCCGCCAGCTTGGACGTCACCGCTCGACGATCTACCGTGAGCTCACGCGCAATACTTTCCATGACGGGGAGTTTCCCGAGTACACCGGCTATTTCGATACGATCGCCGATGATATCGCCAAGGAGCGGCGTCGCAGACTGCGCAAGCTCAGGCGGCATCCAAGATTGCGCGAGCTGGTCATTGATCGCCTGAAGGCCTATTGGTCACCGGAGCAGATTGCCGGTCGTCTTGCCGAAGATGGCGCAAACGCTGTTCGCATTTGCCCGGAGACGATTTATCGGTTTGTCTACTGCAAGGAGGATTACGGTCTGGGCCTCTATCGCTACCTGCCGGAGGCACGCCGCAAGCGTCGCCCTCGAGGCTCTCGCCGGCCGCGAGGCAACGTCTTCCCGGCCGATTGCAGGATATCCCAAAGGCCTGATTTTATTGGTAATAGAACCGAGTTCGGGCATTGGGAAGGCGACCTGCTGATCTTCAAGCGGGAGCTTGGACCGACCAACGTCACCTCGCTGGTTGAACGCAAGAGCCGCTATACGGTCATGCTCAAGAACAACAGCCGCCACTCCCGACCGATCATGGATAAGATCGTTCATGCCTTCTCGCCGTTGCCAGCGCTGGCGCGGTGCAGCTTTACCTTCGATCGCGGCACGGAGTTCAGCGGCTTCAGGGCTTTGGAGGAAGGGATCGGCGCCAGGAGCTGGTTCTGCGACCCCAGCGCGCCATGGCAGAAAGGCGCCGTCGAGAACACAAACAAACGCATCCGACGCTTCATGCCTGGGGACACGGATCTTACCAACGTCACCCAGCAACAGCTGACCGAGTTAGCGCATCATCTAAACTCGCAGCCGCGCAAATGCCTCGGATACCGCACCCCCGCCGAAGCCTTTGCTGCCTATTTGCGTGAAGGTAGCTAA
- a CDS encoding tyrosine-type recombinase/integrase, whose amino-acid sequence MSHLEIECTAPHVGFASGCAITMIAKQALERAGIDGYAHHGAHLFRHSLATDLLRSGASFAEIGQLLRHRSIDSTRIYAKLDIEKLRELSLPWPGGVQ is encoded by the coding sequence ATGTCGCACTTGGAAATAGAATGTACCGCGCCGCACGTGGGTTTTGCCTCCGGCTGCGCCATCACGATGATCGCGAAGCAGGCACTCGAACGGGCAGGCATTGACGGCTATGCGCATCATGGCGCCCATCTTTTCCGCCACAGCCTTGCGACCGACCTTTTGCGGTCAGGCGCCAGCTTTGCCGAGATCGGCCAGCTGCTCCGCCATCGAAGCATCGACAGTACAAGGATCTATGCCAAGCTCGATATCGAGAAGCTGCGTGAACTGAGCCTGCCCTGGCCGGGAGGTGTGCAATGA
- a CDS encoding response regulator transcription factor translates to MLVAIFEGAGYRASTARSGLEMDRALLIQEFDLIILDAMLPGEDGFSICRRLRDTLTTPILMLTALDEDIDRILGLELGADDYVTKPFNSRELLARVKALIRRSSYGPSMQTFSGSMSFLGWQVDAVKRQLRDPEGVEVTMTTTEFDILLAFCSNAGQIMTREQLLSLTYAGSAGPAQRSVDVHVSRVRQKIEPNVREPSLIKTVRLGGYVFTPAVEKTP, encoded by the coding sequence ATGTTAGTGGCGATCTTTGAGGGGGCAGGCTATCGTGCATCCACCGCACGATCCGGTCTCGAAATGGATCGCGCCTTGCTCATCCAAGAGTTTGATCTCATTATTTTAGATGCGATGCTTCCAGGGGAAGACGGCTTCAGCATATGCCGCAGACTTCGCGATACGCTGACGACACCAATTCTCATGCTGACGGCTCTTGACGAGGATATCGACAGGATCCTGGGACTAGAGCTCGGTGCCGACGACTATGTCACAAAGCCGTTCAATTCCCGCGAACTTCTCGCCAGGGTCAAAGCTCTGATCCGCAGATCATCTTATGGTCCTTCGATGCAGACCTTTTCGGGCTCAATGAGCTTTTTAGGATGGCAGGTCGACGCGGTAAAGCGTCAACTGCGAGATCCCGAAGGCGTCGAGGTGACGATGACAACAACCGAGTTTGATATCCTGCTCGCCTTTTGCAGCAATGCGGGTCAGATCATGACCCGTGAACAACTTCTCTCTTTGACATATGCGGGTTCTGCCGGCCCTGCCCAGCGCAGCGTTGATGTTCACGTCAGCAGGGTTCGCCAGAAAATCGAACCCAATGTTCGCGAACCGAGCTTGATAAAAACGGTCCGCTTGGGCGGTTACGTATTTACGCCGGCAGTGGAGAAGACTCCATGA